From the Apium graveolens cultivar Ventura unplaced genomic scaffold, ASM990537v1 ctg750, whole genome shotgun sequence genome, one window contains:
- the LOC141704165 gene encoding F-box protein PP2-B15-like yields MYYHVNRFSEEVAVLDKGRCVDIRGKMKIGMLSPHTTYEKYLVFKIYEDACGLDSAKTSIRFVNEREEVPDDEASIVYPYPRTSAHNIEQQNGEFSRWRKDEWMEIKIAEFETSARDDDDEVETRFMSTDTNVLKAGLIVQGFEFRPKQPMAVV; encoded by the coding sequence ATGTATTATCATGTGAACAGATTTTCAGAGGAGGTTGCTGTACTTGACAAGGGGCGGTGTGTTGATATTCGTGGCAAAATGAAAATTGGAATGTTGTCTCCTCACACCACTTATGAAAAATATCTTGTCTTTAAAATATATGAGGATGCCTGCGGACTTGATTCGGCAAAGACATCCATTAGATTTGTTAATGAAAGAGAGGAGGTGCCTGATGATGAAGCTAGCATAGTTTATCCTTATCCAAGAACATCTGCACACAACATTGAGCAACAAAATGGAGAGTTTAGTCGGTGGAGGAAGGACGAATGGATGGAGATTAAGATAGCAGAGTTTGAGACTAGTGCAagagatgatgatgatgaggtgGAGACGCGATTTATGTCAACTGATACAAATGTACTCAAGGCTGGCCTTATCGTACAAGGTTTCGAGTTTAGGCCTAAACAACCCATGGCAGTTGTTTAA